From one Bombus huntii isolate Logan2020A chromosome 17, iyBomHunt1.1, whole genome shotgun sequence genomic stretch:
- the LOC126875087 gene encoding uncharacterized protein LOC126875087 isoform X2, translated as MHRHGTYDRCKFVHCNNGRHNGHRLFRFPSKPERQKKWIENTGNSWLRFLSTSTIRTAGLCDLHFREEDFCDGTKKRLLRNRDPIHWKEISTSHGQTQAIVEPQESGDSTEVAVEEQNRRTEEVQKLQEQVPSPREICDKNLQENVNCDKNLQENVYCSNLDDFSIRKQSNPNLCPSGKELFLNTASDDTDLSFLNYELDAQAPTPCENLTVVSLVSKKDFRCSKECKILVDSLTKKINLLQIKVKRLEKRAKCVQSKYSYVRKQLEKQLSQKIRNIDDFLVTNKLAKNVGPTAKTVIKLQLRTKKTQYTDDEKELAKQIYFQSPTNYTKLRNVGLILPSESIVRTWFSKYDGSENE; from the exons ATGCATAGACACGGTACTTATGATAGATGTAAATTTGTTCATTGTAACAACGGAAGGCACAATGGACACCGTTTGTTTCGATTTCCATCTAAACCAGAAAGACAGAAAAAATGGATAGAAAATACAG GAAATAGTTGGCTTCGATTCTTGTCGACCTCCACGATCAGGACTGCAGGACTTTGCGATCTTCATTTCCGAGAGGAAGATTTTTGCGACGGAACGAAAAAGCGTTTGCTTCGGAATCGTGATCCAATCCATTGGAAGGAAATATCGACGTCCCATGGGCAGACACAGGCGATTGTTGAACCGCAAGAATCGGGGGATTCCACAGAAGTAGCAGTAGAAGAACAGAACAGAAGAACAGAAGAAGTGCAGAAGCTTCAAGAACAAGTACCAAGTCCAAGAGAAATCTGTGATAAAAATCTTCAAGAAAATGTTAACTGTGATAAAAATCTTCAAGAAA ATGTTTACTGTAGTAACCTCGACGATTTTAGTATTAGAAAACAGTCAAACCCTAATTTATGTCCTTCGGGGAAAGAATTGTTCCTTAACACTGCTTCGGATGATACCGatttgtcatttttaaattacgaATTAGATGCACAAGCGCCTACACCTTGCGAAAATTTGACAGTTGTTTCGCTTGTATCAAAAAAAGATTTTCGATGCTCCaaagaatgtaaaatattGGTTGATTCCttaacaaaaaaaataaatcttttacAGATAAAGGTAAAGCGATTGGAAAAGAGAGCAAAATGTGTACAAAGTAAATATTCATATGTACGCAAGCAATTAGAAAAGCAACTAAGCCAAAAAATTCGCAATATTGATGATTTTTTAGTAACGAATAAACTAGCTAAGAATGTAGGTCCGACGGCGAAGACTGTAATTAAGCTACAGTTGCGTACAAAAAAGACTCAATATACAGACGACGAGAAAGAGTTAgcgaaacaaatttattttcagtcTCCAACTAACTATACTAAATTGCGAAATGTGGGTTTGATTTTACCTTCGGAATCCATAGTTCGAACATGGTTCTCTAAGTACGATGGTTCCGAGAATGAATGA
- the LOC126875087 gene encoding uncharacterized protein LOC126875087 isoform X1, with protein sequence MHRHGTYDRCKFVHCNNGRHNGHRLFRFPSKPERQKKWIENTGNSWLRFLSTSTIRTAGLCDLHFREEDFCDGTKKRLLRNRDPIHWKEISTSHGQTQAIVEPQESGDSTEVAVEEQNRRTEEVQKLQEQVPSPREICDKNLQENVNCDKNLQESINCDKNLQEDVYCSNLDDFSIRKQSNPNLCPSGKELFLNTASDDTDLSFLNYELDAQAPTPCENLTVVSLVSKKDFRCSKECKILVDSLTKKINLLQIKVKRLEKRAKCVQSKYSYVRKQLEKQLSQKIRNIDDFLVTNKLAKNVGPTAKTVIKLQLRTKKTQYTDDEKELAKQIYFQSPTNYTKLRNVGLILPSESIVRTWFSKYDGSENE encoded by the exons ATGCATAGACACGGTACTTATGATAGATGTAAATTTGTTCATTGTAACAACGGAAGGCACAATGGACACCGTTTGTTTCGATTTCCATCTAAACCAGAAAGACAGAAAAAATGGATAGAAAATACAG GAAATAGTTGGCTTCGATTCTTGTCGACCTCCACGATCAGGACTGCAGGACTTTGCGATCTTCATTTCCGAGAGGAAGATTTTTGCGACGGAACGAAAAAGCGTTTGCTTCGGAATCGTGATCCAATCCATTGGAAGGAAATATCGACGTCCCATGGGCAGACACAGGCGATTGTTGAACCGCAAGAATCGGGGGATTCCACAGAAGTAGCAGTAGAAGAACAGAACAGAAGAACAGAAGAAGTGCAGAAGCTTCAAGAACAAGTACCAAGTCCAAGAGAAATCTGTGATAAAAATCTTCAAGAAAATGTTAACTGTGATAAAAATCTTCAAGAAAGTATTAACTGCGATAAGAATCTTCAAGAAGATGTTTACTGTAGTAACCTCGACGATTTTAGTATTAGAAAACAGTCAAACCCTAATTTATGTCCTTCGGGGAAAGAATTGTTCCTTAACACTGCTTCGGATGATACCGatttgtcatttttaaattacgaATTAGATGCACAAGCGCCTACACCTTGCGAAAATTTGACAGTTGTTTCGCTTGTATCAAAAAAAGATTTTCGATGCTCCaaagaatgtaaaatattGGTTGATTCCttaacaaaaaaaataaatcttttacAGATAAAGGTAAAGCGATTGGAAAAGAGAGCAAAATGTGTACAAAGTAAATATTCATATGTACGCAAGCAATTAGAAAAGCAACTAAGCCAAAAAATTCGCAATATTGATGATTTTTTAGTAACGAATAAACTAGCTAAGAATGTAGGTCCGACGGCGAAGACTGTAATTAAGCTACAGTTGCGTACAAAAAAGACTCAATATACAGACGACGAGAAAGAGTTAgcgaaacaaatttattttcagtcTCCAACTAACTATACTAAATTGCGAAATGTGGGTTTGATTTTACCTTCGGAATCCATAGTTCGAACATGGTTCTCTAAGTACGATGGTTCCGAGAATGAATGA